Sequence from the Helianthus annuus cultivar XRQ/B chromosome 13, HanXRQr2.0-SUNRISE, whole genome shotgun sequence genome:
acggtcattaaaccccccaaaggcttataagcaacaaaactgtttaaatgagccgatcatatttaatcaattaaccacctaagcgatggaattatataatgctcaatcaagcggtattaatataccgtaacccaagcccatataggggaaataagttaaagtatttacctttgcaagtattaatccttagttagattaaatcaccgatagcttttactggggctcctaatctggaacgaaggtttttaattaacctcttagaatcctaacggtccttatattagccgtagcttaaaccggttgattccgatacatagatatggttaattcgcacgaaaaggcgaaaaccgagaatggagtatgatttggacccaacaagttcagagacttgttttatatgggtttatagttcatactctggattttggggttcaaataatataatttgacccatatcggctatcgCACGAAAACTAatttcatgagccgtaccgtgtgcgcaaataggcgaaacggttaaccataagtgtcctacgcttatttcctaagtcaatatgccttaaaagtattttggtatcagtaggataccttccgtgacgcccgtaacgagtttaagttaatattatgccccgtaggggcctttcggtcattttaaagactttaaaagggcttttcaagttctacagaaaatctgagtttcccgaacagcttataaagcttaaaatactttattaattatttaaaaccagtagcaactggaatcgggtcaaaagaccttgtagaactcctgttttggccaaaaagggcatattcggtattaaccgaaccgtagccataaccgcaggttatgagcaaggtaaaaattattaaaaatctttaaaattcccaaaatattattttaccacagtgggtaaaagttttggtgacgaaatcttggtttagataggcgttatgctaattgcgccgttaattacaaaactttctttaaattgcgctaattagcataactctcattctagacctcggattgacgtgaaactttaaggacatgcttataatttaataagcaaggttttggtccgttcacgtgtccgaaatactcgttttaattttaaaaggccgttacggtcaacttttaggcgaatgacggaaatacgtaaaagactcggataactcatgaaccgatcacagaggtttattccaacatgtgacctggtcctaagagagtcctaaggtatatttatacctcactaaaacgggtcagaactgaagtcaaagcaaaagtcaaacttttgcgacattcggccccgaaccggttcaatatagcaaatggtcgattcaaacgagcgcaaacaagtttatatacttattatcatgttttatgattgtcaaaacaggttccataacttgtacattacagattatgcttaaatcgctaaaatagctttctgttgactttttaagtgcgcgtttgactcgacatttgacatagttagagtggtgatcagggggaaccatttcagaggtttattacccagataaataccaactcataaccacttttgattcgtcataagactgaaccatcactgagttatttaaatgtcaaaccgtatttacgacggttcggtttttagctaaatactaagcaaatgtggaaccacaaagggttagatcacttacagaggttgtgttcttgcttatggagcagagatgaggacttgagagcacttagaatgatcagagatgtgagtttgagttgtgtgaattgttatgagcttaaggcatgctatttatagccaatgccaagcaaacatgatcattacaacacttacaatcagaccagaggtgatggtaggtgtcccctaagtgttatgggtcgagcatagggtgcccatgccccatttgttggttattgatcgttcaaggctccaaaagtcaagaaaacatcaacattctgcatctgggcactttacgcggcccgcatgggagttcccatgcaatataacgcgggtcgcctgagtttaataaatcagatgcgtaattgaggtggctcgcggcccgcctcaacttacccctaaccttcacgcgggtcgcgagaggttataatttcagaaactttaaatcttttgttatgattacagaatctggccattaataacgaaatctttcgtaatgatttacctgacctttcgggtttgaaggggtaactttgcggtttggccctcggttatttaccgataggggcctcgtgttatttacccgcattataaagtccccggtttatttataaattattcagaaagccttaactttcattattgacgcttttaacccttcttctacgaattcgatcgtaactttcttgtttcatatcgaaactttgcgaaattcatatatattattttagtgagtgtataataccgttacaaagtctttggaacgttaaagggtcactcagaggtattattaaacatgttgacacagttaacccctgtagtttgtaatctctcactttcttccgcgttttgtttttgtacgatctataatttattcgtttgaaggtttaagcattatttagggttactatacagtatatttgcccttgttgacatttataaccctcgaatttatatactttcaaggtttgtcaaaattagtcctttatttattatagatgccacgtgtaaacaaatgacacgtgttaacacatcattggacacaaaaattcgaggtgttacatccatACTTGTAGAGGCAATTGGGACTTTCTGCTGGCCAAAAAATCCGTCATCGGAGTGTGGAATAATATCGTCAAGATTTACACTAAATCTAAAATTGAAGGGTCTCCGTTAAAGAGTTTATTTAGAGGGGAGTTGGGTAATGGTCAAGACATTTCACTGACCCTTGGCTGGAAAGTGAGCCGCTAAAAGATATATACCCCAACATATTCAAATTAGAGTCCGAAAAGAGATGTAAAGTGGCTAATAGATTGTGTGCTCGGGAGGGGAGTCATAACGCGACATGGAAGTGGAGGAAAGGGCCtgaaattttcatacaaattacTGATTTTAATTGGTTTTGCAGGTCTTTGGATTTGGTGCAGATCAAGGAGGAGCGAGACGGTGGAAGTGGGTTGGGGCAACAACTAGAGAATTTTCGGTCAAAGAAGTGAAGCGTTCCATATCTAAAGGGGAGCTATCAAGCGTCAATTTCGTTTTGGAATGGAGCAAACTGGTTCCGGCTAAATGTAACCTGCTTGCTTGGAAAGCCGAGATGGGCAGAATTCCCACCTTGGTTGCCCTTCTTAATCGTGGAGTGGACATCGAAGACACGACCTGTACTCTATGCAATTCGGGTGAAGAAAATGTTGATCATCTTTTCACCAGATGGGTCGTTGCTGCCTAGGTTTGGTTTGTGGTTTCAAGGTGGTGCAAGATTGCTCCTGTTATCATTACTTCGGTTAAGGAAATTCTGGAAGTGCACAAACAGGTTGGCCTTGCGGGTAGAGCTAGAGACGTTTTCTACGGAATTGTGAGAGTGGCTTGCTGGTGCTTATGGCGAGTGCGCAATAAACTCAGGTTTGAAAGTAAACAAGTGAAGGTGGTCGATATCGTCAACGAAATAAAATGCTCGGATTCCTATGGATTTGTAATAGAAGTAAAGATAGAAACATCTCTTGGGTTAGTTGGTGTAGTTTTGTGAATATGTAGTTCGATCTGTGTTTTGGCCGCCCTGTTTCGAGGTTTGGTCGGTTTCGTTTTTATGAAGTttacatttcaaaaaaaaaaaaaaaattgaaggaGAATTAGTTGCCTCCACGAGTCAGCTTCTTCTCAAGAATTTAATTCCATACTAATTCCATGAATTCCATACTAATTAAACATCAAGCAAGGGAGAAGAGGGAGAAGAGGAGAAGAGGTTGGAAGAGGTTGGAAGATGATGGAACATGTCTGCTTGGTGaagaggtctcgcagaccttttttaatgaaaggtctgcgagaaaacaaacaaTCTGCAGCATCCAAACGTCTGCCCGcgtctgcgcggcgcagacataagtggtcagaagtacttctggccaaaaaacaaacagAACCTTAGACTCGGTATTTCCTTTTTTATGATGTTTTACGGTTAATGAAAGCGAAAAACCATAGTTCTTTGGTTAACGTAATAGACTTATTTGAACGATCTCATTAATGACTAGCCTTTTCCGTAATGGGGGAAGTGtaacaaaaatattaaaataCATTATAGATCTCATTAATAGACTTAATAGCTCGGCTGTGACCCAAAATTAAAAATATGACTTGTCAATTTAAGATTGACAAGTTTAGTATGCTAGCCTTAAATTGAGAATTTGAATTTAATCTTAGTGGTATACATCATCCATATTAACTTATGTTGTTCAAGTCCGAGCTCAAGCTTGTTTAACTTATTAAAGCTCTAGAACGAGCTTGGCTCGTAGGTAATATTTTAAACtctagctcgagctcggctcgtttattatttcctaattaatatatattaattatatttattattttatatataatttatttttttcataaatttATCAATATTAATTActagtatttaaataaatatttaatatattaataaatatgTATATAAACAGTAGGCTCGCGAACTGGCTTGAGCTTGATAAACGAAGCTCGGGCCTGGCCTCATTTATTAAACAAGCTTGTTTTATAGGCTCGGGTTGGGCTCGAACTTGTTTAAGCTCGACTCGTTTGGGCTTTTCTTGAGCCGATCTCAAATAGCTCGACTTGTTTACACCACTACTTGCCAATTCAAGATTGACAATTGATTAATAGAGAAATAGTCTTATATCAGTTATCTACTTTTTGAATAtgaaaagaacaaaagaatgGAGTGATGTCTTGTTTGTTTGAATAATTTACCTTTAAGTTAAGGTTAGTCTTTTGGGTTATTTTAAAGGAATATATGTATTTGTAGATTAATTTGTCAGtcgaaaataaaaatatgacttgcCAGTTCAAGTTTGACAAGTTTAGTATGCCAGTCATAACTTAATATAAAGAGAATTAAAATTAAATCTTAGGGTCTTTACGGTATTGGGTAATTGAATAGACAAGAAAATGAAATGGATGAGGGAAAGGAGTAATCATTACCATTCCATATATTTTTTAGTTAGCATGTGAGAATGGAATAAATTATTATCATGTATTATTTGATAGGCAAGAAAAAACAAAGGAATAAAAtcggtggtagtggtggtggtcggtggcgGTGATTTTAGGTAGtgataggtggcggtggtggcggcggcagTTGCGGTGGGTGGCGGCAGGGGTGGTCggtgggtggtggcggcggtgggcGTCGTTGGTGGCGGTGACGATGGGTGGCGGTGACAGGTGGGTGGCAGCGGCGGTGGTAGGTGGGTGGCGGCGTCAGTTGAGGTCGGTGGCGACAGTGGTGGTGATGGTCATCAGGGTGGCGGCGTAGGGGTAGCGGGGAGTGATGGTGGCAGGTTACTGGTGGCGACGGCGGTGGGCATTGGTTGTGGGTGGTGGCGACAGTGTTGGGTTGTTGTATTATTAGTGAAGGGTGCAAGAGGGgatcaaatgaaaaaaaaaaacatagggGGATGGAATAATTTTGCAGGAACGGAATGTCTTATGTAATGTGTGATTCCATTacgttgaccaaccaaacacccttttctttATTCCCTCGTAATGGCCCATTCTGTCTCGCCTCTCATTCCTGCGTAGCAGACATTACCTTAATGTTATATCTGTTATCTACTTTTTGAGTGGTTTATCTGTAAGGCCTCAAACGTGGAAAGCCTTACAGTTGGATTATTACATCAAAACATAGTTTTAAACCaataaggtagtgtttggtatgcaggaatgagaaaCAGAATGAAATAGATCGCCAGCCACCTACAGTCGTTGCCACTCTCCGCCGCTACCAACCACCATCGACGGCCATCACTGCCACTCGTcgtcaccaccacccaccgttGTCGCAACCACCTACAACGTCACCTATCACTGCCACTCGCcgtcaccaccacccaccgttGTCGCCACCACCCACAACGTCACCTATCACGGCCACCGACCACTACCCACGACCGCCACTCACTGCCGATTCATTTcattctcacatggtaaccaaacaacataTGGAATTGTAATGATCAATTGCATTCgctcatccattccattaccttgTCCATTTCATTATCTCGTCCATTTCATTACCTcgtaccaaacagacccttaaaGGTCATAAATAGTAGTGGAAAACATGAAGTAGCAAGTACATCAATTCGTCAAGTTTAAACAAAACATTCAATTTATAAAGAGCAAGGGAGCCTTCTATCCATGTCGTGGACTTATTATCAAAGAAACATGTCCACCTAGCATACATGTTAAAAAGTCATATACCAAAGTGAATTCTAGTTTTATTAAAGTAAGGAGTTATCTTTTAATATAAAACGTTTAATAATTTTCATCAAAACATATTCTAACATCAAACATGCACATCAACTTTAATCGTAATCGTAAGTAAACATCAATTTGTGAAGCGATCTTCACCATCAAATGCACATACTATGTTAGACAGGCTTACACCTGTAAAAGACTCCATGTATGTTGCACAGTCACGCTCACTGGACCATCAATAAGGCTAGCATTAACTTTAAATCATCTATCGTGTAGACTTACACactttaataataataacaacaataataataatatatcctTTTTATAGCTAGTTAGTTATAAAACCGGACCCTTCCCAAGTCATCCCCTTTTTATACCCCCGGGCCCCGTGCGGCCTGAATCTATAATAACAACTTGTACGAGGAACAAGCATATCTATCTGTAATCACTCTCTTCAACCACCATTCAAACTCTTTGCATTTATCACACACCCAATGGCTACCTTCTCTAAAACTCACTCTCAATCAAAACAATCCAATAACCAACCACAGTTAAAAAACCATTCATCATCCCATATGTTTTACTCCAACAAAACTGGAGTATACACCAGCACACACCCACCAATCACCCTCCCTTCAGACCCGTATCTCGACGTCGTTTCACACATATTCTCGAACAAACACGAAGGAGAAACCGCACTCGTCGATGCTGCATCGGGTGTTTCAATATTGTACTCACAACTCCAACCGTTGATAAAATCTGTTGCAAGTGGACTCCACCACATGGGTGTTGCTCAAGGTGATGTCATTTTGATTCTGTTACCAAATTCCATCTATTATCCAATAATTGTTTTGGGTGTGTTGTATCTTGGTGCTGTTGTGACTACAACGAATCCGTTAAGTAGTTTTTCTGAAGTTAAAAAACAAGCAATTGCTTGTCATGTGAGTATGGCATTTACTGTTATGGATAAAGCTGATGAGTTGAACTCAATTGGGATTCCAACTGTCGTCGTGCCAGAAAACGCGCAGTTTGATTCAAACCAAGTCGAATTTGCGCCTTTTTACAAGCTTATATCGGGTGATGGTGATTTCGTTGCTAGTAGAACGGTTCGGCAGGATGATACGGCTGCTATTTTGTATTCATCTGGTACTACTGGTGCTAGTAAAGGTGTTGTGTTGAGTCATAGGAATTTGATTTGTGGGGTTGAGCTTTTTGTTCGGTTTGAGGCTTCGCAGTATGAGTTTCGACCGGAAGAGAATGCTTATTTGGCTGTTGTGCCCATGTTTCATATATATGGGCTTGTGCTTTTTATTGTGGGGATTCTGTCATTGGGGACGAAAATTGTGGTTATGAAGAAGTTTAGCGTCGATGAGAATCTTCGGTGTGTTGATAGATATGGGGTGACTCATTTTCCTGGGGTGCCGACGTTGGTGACCGCATTGATCAAGGCTGGAAAGGGTGGTGTTGGTGAAAGATTAAGAAGTTTGAAGCAGGTTTCTTGTGGTGCTGCACCTTTGAGCACAAGGACTATTGAGGAGTTTGTGCATTGTTTTCCTCAAGTTGATTTCATTCAAGTAAGCAAATTACCATTCTATCCCATTGTTCACACATCACACCTTAACTCAATCGTACGGAATTTTGATAGAATAGACTTATTAAACTTAATTACTTATGATATgtaattgtatatatatattttcgtaTAACTTAGAACTCGTATCAAGGTGATAAGTGATGGCGGGTGATAAGCAATTAATTCGAAAACTGTCCGATGACAGTTTTCCCGCCACACTTAACCGCCATATTCCTATGTACAAATAACGAGGAACCGGCGATATTGTTCGGTACCAAGACATTTCAATTACACTCTGTTCTTGTTTTGTCCTTTCATTCACTCGTATCATCCATTGATCaaacatgtcaaacgattccgCTGTAAACAAGTTAAGGACTCATCATAATGACGATTGTGATCAAGTGTCTGggccaacatgtggtatcagagccacttcgaCAATACTTCCGTGCCAACACTGTCGTGAAGAACAAATCAAGTTGCAGAAAAGAAATCAAAGAACAAGATTATGCTTTTACTGCCATCGTCCAGGGCATTACATCTACGAATGCAAATcgaaagaaaatgatgaaaacacACAACTGATCAGTCAAGCGGTAAATGCAGGAATTCGAAATCAAAAGGTGTCTGCAGAAGATCGGAACGAAATGATAGTGACAGGAACCGAAGGCGGTATGTGGGGAGACATATGGTATGTCAGTCATTCATTTACACAACACTATGCCGGTAAGATAAATGTTTTTAAACGTATAAAACATTTAGTGGGGGTCGAAACAAATTCAGGGGAAAATGAATTTCTGTTTATGCGGGGCATAGGGGTTGTAGAAGTTAAGTCTAATAATGAAAGATTGCTGATTCAAAGCGTTTTATACACGCCTGAACTAGACAGGAATGTTCTTAGTATCAATCAGTTGACCTTGCAAGGATTCACGGTCAAAAAGGCCGGAGATACTTGCAAGATCTTTCCCATGTTCTCTCCTCCGACAGTTAATACCGTAAATGAAATCACGGGATTGTCCAAGGAAGATGAATTGGGTCTAAAAGAAAAGCAAAAGGTGATAAGTTTgaatgatgtaaatgaaaaatatAAGGAAGAATATTTGAATTCTTATTTCGAAGATCTACATATCTCTTCTTGTGAAACGGATTGGAGTGTGATGATTATAAGGGCCTTGGATTTCAAGGATATCAATGATTGCAAGAATCTGTTAAATATGTTAGAAGATGGGAAGTTTGTATTTCATTACAAACATGAATTAGAGAAGAAGTTCGAAGAGATGGTGTCATGGTTCATCACAGTCTTCTTGGGAATAACCACAAGACCAATGCCGCCGGTGATGACAGAAAACAGGAAGATAGACTTGTTAAGTCTTTACATAATTGTAGAAAGAGACGGTGGATACAGCAACGTGACCGAAGACAATCTCTGGCCGATAATTGCCaaagatttgggttacgagtataAGGATGGAGAGTACATCCGAGTAGTTTATGCCATGTACTTGGATGTTTTAGTGTACTATTACAGGTTTAAAGATGTGCAAGAGAAAGCAGACGACTTAGAAAGAATGAAGGAAAAAGAAGACGCACCGGAATGCAGCCATGGAAGGAGTGCAAGTGCAGAAGTAATCAAGGAGGTGACTGCAATGGATCATTATGCACTTTACGCAGGCAATGATTGGGAAGGTGCATGGAACATACAAAAGAAGAGGAGGAAGTTCAATTTTAATCATGCACGGAAAGCCGTCGAAGAAGCCAACGAAAGTGTTGTTGGCCCGAAatgatctttgatctctagaaTGAGCGTGATTAAACAAACTTGAATAAACAATAACTTGAATGTATGTACAAATCGAATGAATGTGTAGTAATACAAATGAAAACAAACgatcctatttatagttttcaaCGGGTACGAGTGAAGAGTTGTGTCTCTTTGCGAATAGACGCGTCCCTTGAATGTGTGGCTGTGATTAATTGTGAAGAGACACGTCGTTTCCTGTCCATACATTCCAACCGGTgcctttcttcttttcttttttccTTGTCCGATCGGAAACAGTGTGAGAGAGGGACACACCCTTTCGGTAAGAGGTGGTTACCACCTTTCATTTTGACAACATTGGTCCTTGTAGTTCATAACCGCTTATATAACTATGTATTCTAACTATCTAACTAAGTACTTgatgttaagagattaaccgggtttcattcacccccttaatctcGAACATCCGTAAGTTGCTTCAAATCTTGAATCCCGAGCAGTTCCCTCATTGTAGCAAACTTGATCCTTGCTAGTGCCTTTGTTAGTATATCTGCCCGTTGTAGTTCTCCACTTATGTGTTCCACAGTGATATCTTCGTTCTCCACACATTCTCTTATGAAATGATAGCGTGTGTCAATGTGCTTGCTTCTTCCATGAAAGACTGGATTTTTCATGAGTGCTATTGCTGAAACATTATCTACTCTGAGTGTTATCTTCTCTTCCTTCCAGCCTGTAATTTCACTTAACAATCTTTTAAGCCATAGTGCTTGGCATGCTGCTGCAGTGGCTGCCATGAattctgattcacatgatgataGTGCCACTGTCTGTTGCTTTTGTGTACACCAGGTTATAGGTGATTTTCCAAAGTAGAATACCAGACCAgttgttccttttcctttgtctgtatTAACTCTAAAACTACTATCACTACAACCTGTGATCTTACATCCTCCTTACCTTTTGTAGATGATTCCATgctctttagttcctttgatgtAACGTAGTATTTGCTTTACTGCTTTCAAGTGTTGTTCCTTTGGTTCTTGCATGAATCTACTAAGCAGACTGACTGGGTAACATAGATCTGGCCTTGTATGCAATAAGTACCTGAGAGAACCTATCAGGCTTCTGTAATGCGTTGCATCTACTAGAtctccttcttcagtctttgttaaTTGAGTTCCTGGAGTCATGGGAGGCTTTGTGTCATTGCAGGATAACATATCGGCGTCTTTGAGTATCTTGTTGATATATCCTGTTTGCTTGATGCCTATCTCACCCCCTGCTTGAATTACTTCTATTCCTAGATAGTATGCTAGCAATCCTAGATCGCTCATATCAAATTTGTTCTTCATCTGAGATTTGAAGATGTCTATCTCCTTTTTTGATGTTCCAGTGACTATCAAGTCATCAACATAGACTCCAACTATTAGCGTAGAAGTTTCACTTGTTCTTGTATAGATTGCATTTTTTAAAGTGCACTTCTTGAAGTTAAGTGACTTTAGGGTTTGATCTAACTTcgtattccaagctcttggtgcttgtctcAATCCATACAGAGCTTTAGCTAGTCTATAAACCTTTCCTTCATTCCTTGGCTATACAAATCCTTCTGGTTGTGATACATAGACTTCCTCCTTGAGGTCTCTGTGTAAGAATGCAGATTTCACATCTAAATGATGTACCTCCCAACCTTGATATGCTGCTAAAGCCAACATTAGTCGTACTGTCTCCATACGTGCTACTGGTGCAAAGACTTCGTCAAAGTCTATTCCGTGTTGCTGAACATATCCTTTTGCAACTAGCCTTGCCTTGTGTCTGACAATGTTTCCGTTTGCATCTTTCTTAGTCTTGAATACCCATTTTAAACCTATTGCCTTGTGATCTCTTGGCAACTCTGTCAAACTCCAAGTGTTATTCTTATTTATTGAGTCTAATCAAGTCCATCCGAATGAATATGGTTTCGGGCCGgtagtttgtttatttatttagtttactTAATGGGTCAAACAATTTACTGTTTCATTGTTTATGTTTTAGAGTTTGGGCCGGAGGCCATGTCCAGTGGGTCGAACAATTAGAAGTCCAGTAGGGTAATATCATGTAGTTTGTTTTGGGCCGGAGGCCATGTCCAGTGGGTCGAACAATTAGAAGTCCAGTAGGGTCACAACTCGATCCGTTCCGACTGGTCttgggtttccgatgacgatgataccaacattggtatcagagccaaaggtttaaCAGGAACAGGAAAGGGTTTGATATTTATGAAGATAAGTCGGAGGTTGACTTAGAACAAGATTATCTCAACACGTTTTATGATAATCTTGGTGTTGATAACGGTTACAAGAAAGAAAAGAAGGAATTTAAGGAATGCTTGGAAGATTACTACGAGAGGGAATTCGAAAAGGAAAGGAACAAGAAAAAGGCGTACGGTGAAAGTTCGAGGGCAAGAAAGAAAGAAATCGTTTACTCCAAGAAAGCAAAGAAGGTGCTTTTAATATACACCGAAGGTGAAAAGGATAATCCGTATGAGGAATGCTTGGAACATTGTCAGACACAAGGCAAGGCTAGTTGCAAAAGGATATGTTCAGCAACACGGAATAGAGTTTGACGAAGTCTTTGCACCAGTAGCACGTATGGAGACAGTACGACTAATGTTGGCATTAGCAGCATATCAAGGTTGGGAGGTACATCATTTAGATGTGAAATCTGCATTCTTACACGGAGACCTCAAGGAGGAAGTCTATGTATCACAACCAGAAGGATTTGTAAAGCCAGGGAATGAAGGAAAGGTTTATAGA
This genomic interval carries:
- the LOC110901333 gene encoding velvet complex subunit B-like, whose translation is MGGGDRWVAAAVVGGWRRQLRNEKQNEIDRQPPTVVATLRRYQPPSTAITATRRHHHPPLSQPPTTSPITATRRHHHPPLSPPPTTSPITATDHYPRPPLTADSFHSHMVTKQHMEL
- the LOC110898705 gene encoding 4-coumarate--CoA ligase-like 6 translates to MATFSKTHSQSKQSNNQPQLKNHSSSHMFYSNKTGVYTSTHPPITLPSDPYLDVVSHIFSNKHEGETALVDAASGVSILYSQLQPLIKSVASGLHHMGVAQGDVILILLPNSIYYPIIVLGVLYLGAVVTTTNPLSSFSEVKKQAIACHVSMAFTVMDKADELNSIGIPTVVVPENAQFDSNQVEFAPFYKLISGDGDFVASRTVRQDDTAAILYSSGTTGASKGVVLSHRNLICGVELFVRFEASQYEFRPEENAYLAVVPMFHIYGLVLFIVGILSLGTKIVVMKKFSVDENLRCVDRYGVTHFPGVPTLVTALIKAGKGGVGERLRSLKQVSCGAAPLSTRTIEEFVHCFPQVDFIQGYGMSESTAVGTRGFNTQDVHNYASAGLLAPNMQAKVVDWVTRLHLPPGKTGELWLRGPAIMKEYLNNVEATSSTIDKDGWLHTGDIVYFDQDGYLYIVDRVKEMIKYKGFQIAPADLEDVLASHPAILDAAVTGIRDEEAGEIPVAFVVMKPGAEASESSIIDFVAKEVAPYKKVRRVMFTNMIPRSAAGKILRRQLKDQLDSRL